The following are from one region of the Stigmatella ashevillena genome:
- a CDS encoding NUDIX hydrolase, with amino-acid sequence MTSRHPWQGNWRVRLYERVRARGYDSLTAFAAARPAIPLYQLAEELGDDDIAAVQLLGGLHAEAEQRRQVTRFVRDILVRELSEGLPGGWPAVMDDANRFEVAQALVRWSAYTPETHQPQAERVRAVLRATPPPPGWRPLGPDDELLRTLLPDEEV; translated from the coding sequence ATGACCTCCAGACATCCCTGGCAGGGCAACTGGCGGGTTCGTCTGTATGAGCGGGTTCGTGCGCGAGGCTACGATTCGCTCACCGCCTTTGCTGCGGCGCGTCCTGCCATTCCGCTCTACCAATTGGCCGAGGAGCTTGGCGACGATGATATTGCTGCAGTGCAACTGTTAGGCGGGTTGCACGCCGAAGCAGAGCAGCGCCGCCAGGTCACGCGCTTTGTACGAGATATCCTCGTGCGCGAGCTGTCTGAAGGTCTTCCTGGCGGCTGGCCTGCGGTGATGGACGACGCAAATCGCTTTGAGGTGGCTCAGGCACTCGTCCGTTGGTCTGCCTACACTCCTGAAACGCATCAGCCGCAGGCCGAGCGAGTGAGGGCAGTTCTTCGCGCCACGCCGCCTCCGCCCGGCTGGCGCCCTCTCGGCCCTGACGATGAACTGCTCCGCACGCTCCTGCCCGACGAGGAGGTCTGA